Genomic DNA from Haemorhous mexicanus isolate bHaeMex1 chromosome 20, bHaeMex1.pri, whole genome shotgun sequence:
CCTGCGCTCGGCCCGGCCCCAGCCCGGCTCACCCGCGCCGCGACAGCGGCTACAGCAAGGGGGAAGGAACCTCTCGCCGCGCagctgccccctccccgccgccgcGGGCAGCCCCCACCGACCATGTCGCGGCCGCTCCCGCTGAATCCCCCGTTCCTCCCTCCCACCTACGGTGTGCTGAAGTCCCTGCTGGAAAACCCGCTCAAGCTGCCGCTCGCTCACGAAGACGGTGAGGCTTCCCCGGGACCCCTCGCAGTGCGCCCCGCTGTCACTCGAGGTCCACGGCAtgcgccccccccccccccttacCCCTGGGTGCTCCCCCGGCGATGGAGCCCCGGGAGCTCCGGCACGGCTCGCTCGGGGCGCTCTGCGGAAGTGGCGGCCGCCCCGGCTCGATCTAACGGGACGCGCTCGGTGTTCGTTCCTATCTCCGGCCCCGGTGGATGGACGCCAAAGGCGCTCGGTGCCTCGGGTAAAAGGGGCCGGCATCCCCATCCCCGGCCCCTCAACAAACCACTCCCAGCCCCGCGTCCCCCGGTTCATCGGGAGAAAGTTGCGGCTTCCCCGGGAAGCGGAGGCAGCTTGGGAATACCCGTACCGTGTATGGCGAACGGATCGAGCGCGCAcgaaaagcaaaagcagaaaccGAGGGAAGGTCTTGCAGTTCCCGTCTCCTTGTTTTTTCCGAGTTCCACTGCCAAGCAACTCGCAGGATTTCACCGGGGCTGTTGTAtgaggttaaaaataaaatgctgcgAAGGCTTGGTAGCTGACAGGAAGCTTTAGGAGTTCAGATTCTTGCAGATCTTGCAGAGAAATCAGGCTTTTCCCTTAAAAAACGTGCATTGAAATCACTGGGGGCTGTAGAAATGAGGAAGCCTCagttaagcttttttttttttttttttttttttgcttctacCTTTGAATATTTTGTTGTCTCTTCTGCACATCAAAACTGTGTTCTGTCAGCTCTTGCGACTGTATGTTAGTAACATTTAGAAGTGCAGAATTTGAGGACTATTTTGCTTGTGCCTGGACTAGCAAGATTGGGACCATTCTTAGTTTAGAAGAATGACAGGATCCCAGGGATTTCAGGCTAAGACTGTTCCTTTTCAACAGAATGTATCAGTAGCTTCCAGTTTGTTGGAATACTTAAATGTTCACTTTTAGGTCTATTGAGTACTTTTTGATGCTAACATTCAAAGCTGTGCATGGAGTGGAGCTGTTAACTAAAAACAAAGGGCAATCTCAAAAATGTGGTTGGTTTTCACAAAGGTGCTCAGTGACATGACGCCTCAATTCTCTTCCAAGTAGAGTCAAAGGAGTTATTTTTTTGAAGGGAATATTCCTTTCTTACACTCGAGAGTACGGCAGAAATAATGGAAGTAGTATTAGTTAATGTTTTAATTACTGAGTTCTTACATGTTTGTTATGTGTTTTTGTTTAAGCATTCggtaaagaaaaagacaaagagaagAAGTTAGATGATGACAGCACTGGTACCACAGTCCCTCAGTCAGCTTTCTTGGGTCCAACATTATGGGACAAGACACTGCCATATGATGGAGACACTTTCCAGTTGGAATACATGGACCTGGAAGAATTCCTCTCAGAAAATGGCATTCcacccagcccaaaccagcatGAGCCTAGCCCACACCAGTCAGGTCTCCAGCAAGCTACCTCAGCATCACCTTCTGTCATGGACCTCAGCAGCAGGGCTTCTACTTCAGTCCATCCAGGCATGGTGTCGCAGAATTGCATGCAGAGCCCAGTCAGACCAGGTAAGTCAGCCCTCAGAACTTCCCTGTGGAATTTGGCTTGAACCCCTCCTCCCCACTGTAAATCACTGCTTCTCCCTGTGCAGCTGACAGGCAGCTTAGAGCCCAGAGGATTCCTGTCACTCACACTCcagcaaataaaaacaatagCTCCAATTATTACTAGGCTGCTCCACCAggatttttgtttaaattattgAAGGAAGGCgctgggaattccatggaaacTTGCCTATCTTAGTTGGTGTCTTAGCTGTTAGCAAGTAAAAAGACCACAGACAGAATGGCATAGATGCCATAGGGTtaaaagagcagggaaaaggactgTGAAAGAGACTATTCCCTCAGCCAATATTTGATGTGAGACACAGGAGTGGGCAGTTATTCTGGAGTTAAAGGTTAATGTTTCTTACTTGAAATTTTAGCCATAATCTTACTCTCTACTGAGCAAAGTAAAATTTGCCACAGGAACTGAGTTTTGGAACAACATAATAATCTTGCTTAAATTGGCATAAACTGAGTGTAACTCTGACCTGAGTTCATAACTTGCATCTGTAGTCACCTTACGCTTAAGAAAACACCATGGAGTCCAAGGCCTGGTTGTAATGCACAATTCCAGCCTGTCTGATGTCAGTGGAagtcttttattattttattagcaCTTGATATCATCCCTTTAGAGACACCAGTTTGAATCCAGAGTAACTCCTCTGGCTTGACACCAGCATGGCTGAGATCATGGGCAG
This window encodes:
- the HLF gene encoding hepatic leukemia factor; the protein is MSRPLPLNPPFLPPTYGVLKSLLENPLKLPLAHEDAFGKEKDKEKKLDDDSTGTTVPQSAFLGPTLWDKTLPYDGDTFQLEYMDLEEFLSENGIPPSPNQHEPSPHQSGLQQATSASPSVMDLSSRASTSVHPGMVSQNCMQSPVRPGQILPANRNTPSPIDPETIQVPVGYEPDPADLALSSIPGQEMFDPRKRKFSEEELKPQPMIKKARKVFIPDDLKDDKYWARRRKNNMAAKRSRDARRLKENQIAIRASFLEKENSALRQEVADLRKELGKCKNVLAKYEARHGPL